In the genome of Neofelis nebulosa isolate mNeoNeb1 chromosome 8, mNeoNeb1.pri, whole genome shotgun sequence, one region contains:
- the INTS13 gene encoding integrator complex subunit 13 isoform X2 yields the protein MKIFSESHKTVFVVDHCPYMAESCRQHVEFDMLVKNRTQGIIPLAPISKSLWTCSVESSMEYCRIMYDIFPFKKLVNFIVSDSGAHVLNSWTQEDQNLQELMAALAAVGPPNPRADPECCSILHGLVAAVETLCKITEYQHEARTLLMENAERVGNRGRIICITNAKSDSHVRMLEDCVQETIHEHNKLAANSDHLMQIQKCELVLIHTYAVGEDSLVSDRPKKELSPVLTSEVHSVRAGRHLATKLNILVQQHFDLASTTITNIPMKEEQHANTSANYDVELLHHKDAHVDFLKSGDTHIGGSSREGSFKETITLKWCTPRTNNIELHYCTGAYRISPVDVNSRPSSCLTNFLLNGRSVLLEQPRKSGSKVISHMLSSHGGEIFLHVLSSSRSILEDPPSISEGCGGRVTDYRITDFGEFMRENRLTPFLDPRYKIDGSLEIPLERAKDQLEKHTRYWPMIISQTTIFNMQAVVPLASVIVKESLTEEDVLNCQKTIYNLVDMERKNDPLPISTVGTRGKGPKRDEQYRIMWNELETLVRAHINNSEKHQRVLECLMACRSKPPEEEERKKRGRKREDKEDKSEKAVKDYEQEKSWQDSERLKGILERGKEELAEAEIIKDSPDSPEPPNKKPLVEMDEAPPVEKSKGPVSLLSLWSNRINTANSRKHQEFAGRLNSVNNRAELYQHLKEENGMETTENGKASRQ from the exons atgaagattttttctGAATCTCATAAAACAGTATTTGTTGTAGATCACTGCCCTTACATGGCAGAATCATGCAGACAGCATGTCGAGTTTGATATGCTGGTGAAGAATAGGACCCAAGGAATCATCCCTTTGGCCCCCATATCTAAATCCTTGTGGACTTGCTCAGTAGAATCTTCCATGGAGTATTGTAGAATAATGTATGATATATTTCCTTTCAAAAAGCTG GTGAATTTCATTGTGAGTGACTCTGGAGCACATGTTTTAAATTCTTGGACTCAAGAAGACCAAAATTTGCAGGAG CTAATGGCAGCATTAGCTGCTGTTGGGCCTCCTAATCCACGAGCAGATCCAGAATGCTGCAGCATTCTGCATGGTCTCGTTGCAGCAGTGGAAACCCTGTGTAAAATTACAGAATACCAACATGAGGCTCGTACTCTACTAATGGAAAATGCAGAACGTGTTGGAAATAGAGGACGAATAATTTGCATTACTAATGCAAAAAG TGATAGTCATGTGCGAATGCTTGAGGACTGTGTCCAGGAAACAATTCACGAGCATAACAAGCTTGCTGCAAATTCAGATCA TCTCATGCAGATTCAGAAGTGTGAACTGGTCTTGATCCATACTTACGCAGTTGGTGAAGACAGCCTTGTGTCTGATCGTCCTAAAAAGGAG ttatCCCCTGTTTTAACCAGTGAAGTTCATAGTGTTCGTGCAGGACGGCATCTTGCTACCAAGTTAAATATTTTGGTACAGCAACATTTTGACTTGGCTTCAACTACTATTACAAATATTCCAATGAAG gaAGAACAACACGCTAATACATCTGCCAATTATGATGTGGAACTACTTCATCACAAAGATGCACATGTGGATTTCCTGAAAAGTG GTGATACTCACATAGGTGGCAGCAGTAGAGAAGGCTCGTTTAAAGAAACGATAACATTAAAGTGGTGCACACCCAGGACAAATAACATTG AATTACACTATTGCACTGGCGCTTATCGAATTTCACCTGTAGACGTAAATAGCAGACCTTCCTCCTGCCTTACTAATTTTCTTCTAAATG GTCGTTCTGTTTTATTGGAGCAACCACGAAAGTCAGGTTCCAAAGTCATTAGTCATATGCTTAGTAGCCATGGAGGAGAGATTTTTTTGCATGTCCTTAGCAGTTCTCGATCCATTCTAGAAGATCCACCTTCAATTAGTGAGGGATGTGGAGGCAGAGTTACAGACTACCGGATCACA GATTTTGGTGAATTTATGAGGGAAAACAGATTAACTCCTTTTCTAGACCCCAGATATAAAATCGATGGAAGTCTTGAGATCCCTTTGGAACGAGCAAAAGATCAGTTAGAAAAACACACCCGTTACTGGCCTATGATTATTTCACAAACCACCATTTTTAACATGCAAGCG gTAGTTCCATTAGCCAGTGTTATTGTGAAAGAATCTTTGACAGAAGAAGATGTGTTAAACTGTCAAAAAACAATATACAACTTAGttgatatggaaagaaaaaatgatccTCTACCTATTTCCACAGTTGGTACGAGAGGAAAAGGGCCTAAAAG AGACGAACAGTACCGTATCATGTGGAATGAGTTAGAAACCCTTGTCAGAGCTCATATCAACAACTCAGAGAAACATCAAAGAGTGTTGGAATGTCTGATGGCATGTAGAAGCAAACCcccagaagaagaagaacgaAAGAAacgaggaagaaagagagaagacaaagaggACAAATCAGAGAAGGCAGTGAAAGATTATGAACAGGAGAAATCTTGGCAAGATTCGGAGAG ATTGAAAGGAATCTTGGAACGTGGAAAAGAAGAGTTGGCTGAAGCTGAGATCATTAAAGATTCACCCGATTCCCCAGAACCTCCAAACAAAAAGCCCCTTGTGGAGATGGATGAAGCTCCACCAGTAGAAAAATCAAAAG GGCCAGTGTCCTTATTATCCCTGTGGAGTAATAGAATCAATACTGCCAATTCCAGAAAACATCAGGAGTTTGCTGGACGTTTGAACTCTGTTAATAACAGAGCTGAATTATATCAACATCTTAAAGAGGAAAATGG aaTGGAGACAACAGAAAATGGCAAAGCCAGCCGGCAGTGA
- the INTS13 gene encoding integrator complex subunit 13 isoform X1: MKIFSESHKTVFVVDHCPYMAESCRQHVEFDMLVKNRTQGIIPLAPISKSLWTCSVESSMEYCRIMYDIFPFKKLVNFIVSDSGAHVLNSWTQEDQNLQELMAALAAVGPPNPRADPECCSILHGLVAAVETLCKITEYQHEARTLLMENAERVGNRGRIICITNAKSDSHVRMLEDCVQETIHEHNKLAANSDHLMQIQKCELVLIHTYAVGEDSLVSDRPKKELSPVLTSEVHSVRAGRHLATKLNILVQQHFDLASTTITNIPMKEEQHANTSANYDVELLHHKDAHVDFLKSGDTHIGGSSREGSFKETITLKWCTPRTNNIVFSPISELHYCTGAYRISPVDVNSRPSSCLTNFLLNGRSVLLEQPRKSGSKVISHMLSSHGGEIFLHVLSSSRSILEDPPSISEGCGGRVTDYRITDFGEFMRENRLTPFLDPRYKIDGSLEIPLERAKDQLEKHTRYWPMIISQTTIFNMQAVVPLASVIVKESLTEEDVLNCQKTIYNLVDMERKNDPLPISTVGTRGKGPKRDEQYRIMWNELETLVRAHINNSEKHQRVLECLMACRSKPPEEEERKKRGRKREDKEDKSEKAVKDYEQEKSWQDSERLKGILERGKEELAEAEIIKDSPDSPEPPNKKPLVEMDEAPPVEKSKGPVSLLSLWSNRINTANSRKHQEFAGRLNSVNNRAELYQHLKEENGMETTENGKASRQ; encoded by the exons atgaagattttttctGAATCTCATAAAACAGTATTTGTTGTAGATCACTGCCCTTACATGGCAGAATCATGCAGACAGCATGTCGAGTTTGATATGCTGGTGAAGAATAGGACCCAAGGAATCATCCCTTTGGCCCCCATATCTAAATCCTTGTGGACTTGCTCAGTAGAATCTTCCATGGAGTATTGTAGAATAATGTATGATATATTTCCTTTCAAAAAGCTG GTGAATTTCATTGTGAGTGACTCTGGAGCACATGTTTTAAATTCTTGGACTCAAGAAGACCAAAATTTGCAGGAG CTAATGGCAGCATTAGCTGCTGTTGGGCCTCCTAATCCACGAGCAGATCCAGAATGCTGCAGCATTCTGCATGGTCTCGTTGCAGCAGTGGAAACCCTGTGTAAAATTACAGAATACCAACATGAGGCTCGTACTCTACTAATGGAAAATGCAGAACGTGTTGGAAATAGAGGACGAATAATTTGCATTACTAATGCAAAAAG TGATAGTCATGTGCGAATGCTTGAGGACTGTGTCCAGGAAACAATTCACGAGCATAACAAGCTTGCTGCAAATTCAGATCA TCTCATGCAGATTCAGAAGTGTGAACTGGTCTTGATCCATACTTACGCAGTTGGTGAAGACAGCCTTGTGTCTGATCGTCCTAAAAAGGAG ttatCCCCTGTTTTAACCAGTGAAGTTCATAGTGTTCGTGCAGGACGGCATCTTGCTACCAAGTTAAATATTTTGGTACAGCAACATTTTGACTTGGCTTCAACTACTATTACAAATATTCCAATGAAG gaAGAACAACACGCTAATACATCTGCCAATTATGATGTGGAACTACTTCATCACAAAGATGCACATGTGGATTTCCTGAAAAGTG GTGATACTCACATAGGTGGCAGCAGTAGAGAAGGCTCGTTTAAAGAAACGATAACATTAAAGTGGTGCACACCCAGGACAAATAACATTG tgttttctcccatttcagAATTACACTATTGCACTGGCGCTTATCGAATTTCACCTGTAGACGTAAATAGCAGACCTTCCTCCTGCCTTACTAATTTTCTTCTAAATG GTCGTTCTGTTTTATTGGAGCAACCACGAAAGTCAGGTTCCAAAGTCATTAGTCATATGCTTAGTAGCCATGGAGGAGAGATTTTTTTGCATGTCCTTAGCAGTTCTCGATCCATTCTAGAAGATCCACCTTCAATTAGTGAGGGATGTGGAGGCAGAGTTACAGACTACCGGATCACA GATTTTGGTGAATTTATGAGGGAAAACAGATTAACTCCTTTTCTAGACCCCAGATATAAAATCGATGGAAGTCTTGAGATCCCTTTGGAACGAGCAAAAGATCAGTTAGAAAAACACACCCGTTACTGGCCTATGATTATTTCACAAACCACCATTTTTAACATGCAAGCG gTAGTTCCATTAGCCAGTGTTATTGTGAAAGAATCTTTGACAGAAGAAGATGTGTTAAACTGTCAAAAAACAATATACAACTTAGttgatatggaaagaaaaaatgatccTCTACCTATTTCCACAGTTGGTACGAGAGGAAAAGGGCCTAAAAG AGACGAACAGTACCGTATCATGTGGAATGAGTTAGAAACCCTTGTCAGAGCTCATATCAACAACTCAGAGAAACATCAAAGAGTGTTGGAATGTCTGATGGCATGTAGAAGCAAACCcccagaagaagaagaacgaAAGAAacgaggaagaaagagagaagacaaagaggACAAATCAGAGAAGGCAGTGAAAGATTATGAACAGGAGAAATCTTGGCAAGATTCGGAGAG ATTGAAAGGAATCTTGGAACGTGGAAAAGAAGAGTTGGCTGAAGCTGAGATCATTAAAGATTCACCCGATTCCCCAGAACCTCCAAACAAAAAGCCCCTTGTGGAGATGGATGAAGCTCCACCAGTAGAAAAATCAAAAG GGCCAGTGTCCTTATTATCCCTGTGGAGTAATAGAATCAATACTGCCAATTCCAGAAAACATCAGGAGTTTGCTGGACGTTTGAACTCTGTTAATAACAGAGCTGAATTATATCAACATCTTAAAGAGGAAAATGG aaTGGAGACAACAGAAAATGGCAAAGCCAGCCGGCAGTGA